Proteins encoded together in one Chryseobacterium taklimakanense window:
- a CDS encoding ATPase, which yields MGQLFLRRVYYESDWQVGGKTLFLDSTGKNGMLSTIETLNAPFEVVFKHLGSLKDGEEVFNTKEVAEWSGAQEKYILTEFPGYTKLTAKTQTMQEYEDYMKNAFHRAFEKIKELAESE from the coding sequence GTGGGCCAACTGTTTCTCAGAAGGGTCTACTACGAATCCGACTGGCAGGTTGGCGGCAAAACGCTTTTTCTAGATTCTACCGGCAAAAACGGTATGCTTTCTACAATCGAAACACTCAATGCGCCTTTTGAAGTGGTTTTCAAGCATCTTGGTTCTCTGAAAGATGGCGAGGAAGTGTTCAACACCAAAGAAGTCGCAGAATGGAGCGGCGCGCAGGAAAAATATATCCTCACCGAATTTCCCGGTTATACCAAACTTACCGCCAAAACGCAAACAATGCAGGAGTATGAGGATTATATGAAAAACGCTTTTCACCGGGCGTTTGAAAAAATAAAAGAACTTGCGGAAAGTGAGTAA
- a CDS encoding SRPBCC domain-containing protein, which produces MPLLNFETEINATREKVWDTLWQEESFKAWAPTLNCSYYEGNFQQDSKIYFFGEDRNGMYSFVEKNIPEKEMKFQHLGWINDGEESPQDWENSWETYLLEESSNGTQLKIEVNALDEFADFFSSNYPNMIQKVKELAES; this is translated from the coding sequence ATGCCACTACTGAATTTTGAAACAGAAATTAATGCCACGCGGGAAAAAGTGTGGGACACGCTTTGGCAGGAGGAGTCTTTCAAAGCATGGGCTCCGACTTTAAACTGCTCTTACTATGAAGGAAATTTTCAGCAGGATAGCAAGATTTATTTTTTTGGTGAAGACCGCAACGGAATGTACAGTTTCGTCGAGAAAAATATTCCTGAAAAAGAGATGAAATTTCAGCATCTGGGTTGGATTAACGATGGGGAAGAGTCGCCGCAAGACTGGGAAAATTCCTGGGAAACTTATCTTTTGGAAGAATCGTCAAACGGCACACAGCTAAAAATCGAGGTTAATGCTCTGGATGAATTTGCAGATTTCTTCAGCAGCAATTATCCAAATATGATCCAAAAAGTGAAAGAACTGGCTGAATCTTAA
- a CDS encoding VOC family protein: MRKRFTVNNDVFPSLWYNGDAKQSAEFYCSIFGGRIAVDSPVVINIEIFGQRMMLLNGGPQFEKNASISFMVLCETEEEIDKYWKPLAADGIVLMELGEYPWSKKYGWVRDKFGVTWQLYLGEKQGDQTIVPTLMFIHQNNGKALEAMELYTGIFPNSKITRVLKYGEGLGNEAHEVPENVQHAAFELDGYAFFCMDNSYDHRFDFNEGISIVVMTDNQDETDKFWNSLTAGGGEESRCGWLKDKFGVSWQIVPKRLLELMNDSRHPEKAQKVVEAMLQMKKIVIADLESAYNSKP, from the coding sequence TTGAGAAAAAGATTTACTGTGAACAATGATGTTTTTCCCTCCCTTTGGTACAACGGCGATGCCAAGCAGTCCGCTGAATTCTACTGCAGTATTTTCGGTGGCAGGATTGCGGTCGATTCGCCAGTGGTTATCAATATTGAGATTTTTGGACAAAGAATGATGCTGCTGAACGGTGGCCCTCAGTTTGAAAAAAATGCCTCCATTTCTTTTATGGTTTTATGCGAAACCGAGGAGGAGATCGATAAATATTGGAAACCGCTTGCAGCCGACGGAATTGTCCTGATGGAACTGGGCGAATATCCGTGGAGTAAAAAATACGGCTGGGTTCGTGATAAATTTGGGGTTACCTGGCAGCTTTACCTCGGCGAAAAACAAGGTGATCAGACCATCGTGCCAACCCTCATGTTCATTCACCAAAACAATGGAAAGGCGTTAGAAGCGATGGAGCTTTACACTGGTATTTTTCCGAATTCTAAAATCACCCGCGTCCTGAAATATGGCGAAGGTTTAGGAAACGAAGCTCACGAAGTGCCTGAAAATGTGCAGCATGCAGCTTTTGAGCTTGACGGTTATGCTTTTTTCTGTATGGATAATTCCTACGACCATAGATTCGATTTCAATGAAGGGATTTCAATCGTGGTGATGACTGATAATCAGGATGAAACCGACAAGTTCTGGAATTCGCTTACTGCCGGTGGCGGTGAAGAAAGCCGCTGCGGTTGGCTGAAAGATAAATTTGGCGTAAGCTGGCAGATTGTTCCGAAAAGGCTACTGGAACTGATGAACGATTCCAGGCATCCCGAAAAAGCCCAAAAAGTGGTCGAAGCCATGTTGCAGATGAAAAAAATCGTAATTGCGGATTTGGAAAGTGCTTACAACTCGAAACCTTAG
- a CDS encoding SRPBCC domain-containing protein, translating to METIKSEVMLLAPLKRVWDCFADPKHISKWFFATHSYKVPKAVNDLREGGKFNYTMEAKDGSFGYQFSGTIQELRDLEKILSRLDDGRSVEFHFVKIDDGTTKFTMLFEPETKNTRETQKRFWDVVLNNFEKYVEKQK from the coding sequence ATGGAGACAATAAAATCTGAAGTGATGCTTCTTGCACCTTTGAAGAGGGTTTGGGATTGTTTTGCGGATCCGAAACATATTTCCAAATGGTTTTTTGCCACGCACAGCTACAAAGTTCCGAAAGCGGTGAATGACCTGCGTGAGGGCGGTAAATTCAACTACACGATGGAAGCAAAGGACGGCAGTTTCGGGTACCAGTTCAGTGGAACGATTCAGGAGTTGAGGGATCTGGAGAAAATACTTTCCCGTCTTGATGACGGCCGCTCGGTGGAATTCCATTTTGTCAAAATTGATGACGGTACTACAAAATTCACGATGCTTTTTGAACCGGAAACCAAAAATACCCGCGAAACCCAGAAACGTTTCTGGGATGTGGTGCTGAATAATTTTGAAAAATATGTTGAAAAACAGAAATAA
- a CDS encoding SRPBCC domain-containing protein, translating into METVTLDSTILRPVDKVWEYFTQPEHITKWNFATDEWTCPKAEADVREGGRFNYRMEAKDGSFGFDYTGTFNEVIPQQKLAYTLDDNRKVQVLFNAIDNSTTEIVETFEAEPSQPVEMQREGWKNILHNFEKYAEKNL; encoded by the coding sequence ATGGAAACAGTTACATTGGATTCAACGATTCTAAGGCCGGTAGACAAAGTTTGGGAGTATTTCACCCAACCGGAACACATCACCAAATGGAATTTCGCAACCGATGAGTGGACCTGTCCAAAAGCTGAAGCTGATGTGCGCGAAGGCGGCCGTTTCAATTACAGGATGGAGGCGAAGGATGGCAGTTTTGGTTTCGATTATACCGGCACTTTCAATGAGGTTATTCCACAGCAGAAACTCGCTTATACGCTGGATGACAACAGAAAAGTTCAGGTTTTGTTCAATGCCATCGATAACAGCACGACGGAAATTGTGGAAACTTTTGAGGCAGAGCCAAGCCAGCCGGTAGAAATGCAGCGCGAAGGCTGGAAAAATATTCTGCATAACTTCGAAAAATACGCTGAGAAAAATCTGTAA
- a CDS encoding VIT1/CCC1 transporter family protein: MEKKITIDNYMDSHYIHRSNWLRAAVLGANDGIISISSLAIGVAAASAAREPILLATVAGLVAGALSMAAGEYVSVSSQTDIEKADIEREKIELRESPEEELQILAQIYEQRGLKKETAMLVAQELTAKDALGAHVRDELGINEISQANPLQAAMASGAAFTVGGVLPLFVALLAPVQGMEYWLYAFTIVFLGILGTVSAKVGGSSIGKAVMRIIIWGTIAMILSAAVGYIFGVKNAG; this comes from the coding sequence ATGGAAAAGAAAATCACGATTGATAACTATATGGACAGCCACTACATCCACCGCAGCAACTGGCTCCGGGCGGCAGTTTTGGGTGCCAACGACGGTATTATTTCGATTTCGAGTTTGGCGATCGGTGTGGCGGCGGCAAGCGCTGCACGCGAACCAATTCTTTTGGCGACGGTTGCCGGACTCGTGGCAGGTGCGCTCTCTATGGCTGCTGGCGAATATGTCTCCGTAAGTTCGCAAACCGATATTGAAAAAGCCGATATCGAGCGTGAGAAAATTGAGCTTCGGGAAAGCCCTGAAGAAGAATTGCAGATTTTAGCGCAAATCTACGAACAGCGAGGACTGAAAAAGGAAACCGCCATGCTCGTTGCTCAGGAGCTTACCGCGAAAGATGCTCTTGGTGCACACGTTCGCGACGAATTGGGGATCAACGAAATCAGCCAGGCCAATCCTCTGCAGGCCGCGATGGCTTCTGGTGCGGCGTTTACCGTAGGTGGTGTTTTGCCTTTGTTTGTCGCACTTTTAGCTCCGGTACAGGGCATGGAATACTGGCTTTACGCCTTCACCATCGTGTTTCTTGGGATTTTGGGAACGGTTTCCGCAAAAGTTGGCGGTTCAAGTATCGGAAAAGCTGTGATGCGAATTATCATTTGGGGAACCATCGCGATGATACTTTCCGCTGCGGTAGGTTACATCTTTGGTGTAAAGAATGCAGGATAA
- a CDS encoding iron chaperone, translated as MSPEISKYIANFPEDVQEKMQKIRKIILDEAPEATEKLGYGMPGFYLNGKPLVYFAGYKNHIGFYATPSGHEEFKEELSKFKQGKGSVQFPLKDEIPYDLIRKIVKFRKKSKDIKYGKENHD; from the coding sequence ATGAGCCCTGAAATCTCAAAATATATCGCCAATTTCCCCGAAGACGTTCAGGAAAAAATGCAGAAAATCCGGAAGATAATTTTGGACGAAGCACCTGAAGCAACGGAAAAACTCGGCTACGGAATGCCGGGATTTTATCTTAACGGAAAACCTTTGGTTTACTTCGCCGGTTACAAAAACCACATCGGATTTTACGCCACGCCCAGTGGACACGAGGAATTTAAAGAAGAGTTATCGAAATTCAAACAGGGAAAAGGTTCGGTGCAGTTTCCTTTGAAAGATGAAATTCCGTACGATTTAATTCGTAAAATTGTGAAATTCAGAAAAAAATCAAAAGATATAAAGTATGGAAAAGAAAATCACGATTGA
- a CDS encoding GNAT family N-acetyltransferase: MEIYRLRSGDASKMQELSSLFKRVFEMEVSEPASENYCEQILKNENSIYLVAEENTQIVGGLSAFLMPFVHGNSEIFVYDLAVEENLQRKGIGTQLMQKLKEISVELGADGIIIPAENEDDHAIKFYNKTGGEGNDEVTLFWYLTKTK; encoded by the coding sequence ATGGAAATCTATCGATTGCGATCTGGCGATGCAAGCAAGATGCAGGAACTTTCTTCCTTGTTTAAAAGGGTTTTTGAAATGGAAGTTTCTGAACCGGCTTCAGAAAATTATTGCGAACAGATTTTGAAAAATGAAAATTCAATTTATCTGGTTGCAGAGGAAAACACACAAATTGTTGGCGGACTTTCGGCTTTTTTGATGCCTTTTGTTCACGGAAATTCTGAAATCTTTGTATATGATTTGGCGGTTGAAGAAAATTTGCAGCGAAAAGGCATCGGAACTCAACTGATGCAGAAACTTAAAGAAATTTCGGTGGAACTTGGCGCAGACGGAATCATCATTCCGGCTGAAAATGAGGATGACCACGCGATTAAATTTTATAACAAAACCGGAGGCGAGGGCAATGATGAAGTTACGCTTTTCTGGTATCTAACAAAGACAAAATGA
- a CDS encoding VOC family protein, which translates to MKINPYLNFDGTCEEAFNLYKDIFGGEFTGNGIMRFGDIPAQEDGQPISDEVKNRVMHVALQIGDDTLMGSDIMPGMCNSDGGLEFRRGDNVIISISPDSREDADRIYAALSNGGKATNPMQDQFWGDYWGMLVDKFGNEWMINYSEQSTF; encoded by the coding sequence ATGAAAATTAATCCGTATCTCAATTTCGACGGCACTTGCGAAGAAGCCTTCAACCTTTACAAAGACATTTTCGGTGGAGAGTTTACCGGCAACGGAATCATGCGTTTCGGCGATATTCCTGCACAGGAAGACGGTCAGCCGATTTCGGACGAAGTAAAAAACAGAGTAATGCACGTCGCACTTCAAATCGGTGACGACACTTTAATGGGCAGCGACATCATGCCCGGGATGTGCAATTCCGACGGCGGCCTCGAGTTTCGCCGTGGCGACAATGTGATCATCAGTATTTCACCGGATTCCCGCGAAGACGCCGACAGAATTTACGCTGCACTTTCCAACGGCGGTAAAGCCACAAACCCAATGCAGGATCAATTCTGGGGCGATTATTGGGGCATGCTGGTCGATAAATTCGGGAATGAGTGGATGATTAATTATTCAGAACAGTCCACTTTTTAA
- a CDS encoding VOC family protein translates to MENVWLNLPVQDLDRTEKFYKAIGFEPNGKHFKKDELVSFLAGSNQLIVHFFKKEILAKSMMGAVANTSKGNEIIITIGSKSKEEIAEITEKAKQNGGEIHQQPQESPDGYYGSMFSDPDGHKWNLLLLEKGM, encoded by the coding sequence ATGGAAAATGTCTGGCTAAATCTGCCGGTTCAGGATTTGGACCGCACAGAAAAATTTTACAAAGCCATCGGTTTCGAGCCGAATGGAAAACATTTTAAAAAAGATGAACTCGTAAGTTTTCTGGCGGGCAGCAACCAATTAATTGTGCATTTTTTCAAAAAGGAAATTTTGGCAAAATCAATGATGGGCGCGGTTGCCAATACCTCGAAAGGTAATGAAATCATCATCACCATCGGCTCAAAATCCAAAGAAGAAATCGCCGAAATTACTGAAAAAGCCAAACAAAATGGCGGCGAAATCCACCAGCAACCGCAAGAATCACCCGACGGTTATTATGGTAGCATGTTCTCCGATCCCGACGGCCACAAATGGAATCTCCTTCTCCTCGAAAAAGGAATGTAA
- a CDS encoding nuclear transport factor 2 family protein, translating to MENKAIVKQFIDNLFVNDDLAYETLSDDVTFNWPGFGMEDIVGKDNLRKFFSEDGPDKIIEQKINNLIAEGNTVIGDGTIVTERNGKVETSYFADVYTVENGKITKAHSYMVMDKSNEGQE from the coding sequence ATGGAAAACAAGGCAATCGTAAAGCAGTTTATCGACAACCTTTTTGTGAACGATGATTTAGCGTATGAAACGCTTTCGGACGACGTTACATTCAACTGGCCCGGCTTCGGAATGGAAGACATCGTGGGCAAGGATAACCTCAGAAAATTCTTCAGTGAAGACGGTCCCGACAAAATCATCGAACAGAAAATCAACAACCTCATTGCCGAAGGAAATACCGTTATCGGCGACGGAACCATCGTTACTGAAAGAAACGGAAAAGTGGAAACCTCCTATTTCGCCGATGTTTACACCGTAGAAAACGGGAAAATCACCAAAGCGCATTCGTATATGGTGATGGACAAAAGCAACGAAGGCCAAGAATAA
- a CDS encoding DinB family protein: MQANALQFLKIQLQFNNEVISKNLAGISNEEAMVFPNGEVNNVNWVLGHLIFIRNAMIKILGGTTVWNDEEYSFYDRGAKPLEHKNEFPDFEFLKSKFEKSSEEIFSALEKMVNVKPETVEDLAALMLHEIYHAGQFGILRRILGKEGAIK; the protein is encoded by the coding sequence ATGCAAGCCAATGCCTTACAGTTTCTAAAAATACAACTCCAGTTCAACAACGAGGTCATTTCAAAAAATCTTGCCGGAATTTCCAACGAAGAAGCGATGGTTTTCCCGAATGGCGAAGTGAACAACGTGAACTGGGTTTTAGGCCATTTGATTTTTATTCGAAACGCGATGATTAAAATATTGGGCGGAACTACAGTCTGGAATGATGAAGAATACTCTTTCTACGACCGTGGCGCAAAACCGCTCGAACATAAAAACGAATTTCCTGATTTTGAATTTTTGAAATCCAAATTTGAAAAATCCTCCGAAGAAATTTTTTCTGCTTTAGAAAAAATGGTGAACGTAAAACCCGAAACCGTCGAAGACCTTGCCGCACTTATGCTCCACGAAATTTACCACGCCGGACAATTCGGAATTTTACGCAGGATTTTAGGAAAAGAAGGAGCGATTAAGTGA
- a CDS encoding DinB family protein — protein sequence MIKQGLLNEFDYEAENTRKLLNSIPDSALDYRPQPQLWSVGQLASHIAEVYNWYDGTFNTDNFDMGTYSYDKGDISRASNIVEKFEENVKKAREILANSDESTYMNNWSMGANGQTFIGPAPRIAMVRSLLYNHLYHHRGELVAHLRASGNKVPGLYGPTYEESHGK from the coding sequence ATGATTAAGCAGGGACTATTAAACGAATTCGACTACGAGGCCGAAAACACAAGAAAATTATTGAACTCCATTCCGGATTCTGCACTGGATTACCGTCCGCAACCGCAACTTTGGTCCGTCGGGCAACTGGCGTCGCACATCGCGGAAGTGTACAACTGGTATGACGGTACTTTCAACACTGATAATTTCGATATGGGGACATATTCCTACGACAAAGGCGACATCAGCAGGGCTTCCAACATTGTGGAAAAATTTGAAGAAAATGTAAAAAAAGCCCGTGAAATTTTAGCAAATTCAGACGAATCCACTTATATGAACAACTGGTCCATGGGCGCAAACGGACAGACGTTTATAGGGCCGGCTCCAAGAATTGCGATGGTGCGCAGTCTGCTTTATAACCACCTTTATCACCATCGTGGTGAACTGGTTGCACACCTTCGCGCCAGCGGAAATAAAGTTCCCGGACTTTACGGCCCAACTTACGAAGAAAGCCACGGAAAGTAA
- a CDS encoding Crp/Fnr family transcriptional regulator: MQQNLKFVYQHPLLSENDLEKLASKHQRTEFKKNEFLLREGEISAEYYILESGIVRGFVHDYDQNEITTEFFVENDIVIVPSSLFQKIPSQENLQAVMDCVLWKISYDDFQELFHEIEGFREWGRVWFSYQVFSMKQRSLDVVMKTASERYLKLMKEKPQIIRNVPLKQIASYLGITDSSLSRIRREI, encoded by the coding sequence ATGCAGCAGAATCTCAAGTTTGTTTACCAGCATCCTTTACTTTCCGAAAACGATTTGGAAAAACTTGCGTCGAAACATCAGCGTACTGAATTTAAAAAGAATGAATTTCTGCTTCGCGAAGGCGAGATTTCAGCGGAATACTACATTTTGGAAAGTGGAATTGTCCGCGGTTTTGTGCATGATTACGACCAGAATGAAATCACTACCGAGTTTTTTGTGGAAAATGATATTGTGATTGTTCCCTCGTCGCTTTTTCAGAAAATTCCGTCGCAGGAAAACCTACAGGCGGTAATGGATTGTGTATTATGGAAAATCAGTTACGATGATTTCCAGGAACTTTTCCACGAAATCGAAGGTTTCCGGGAGTGGGGAAGGGTGTGGTTTTCGTATCAGGTTTTTTCAATGAAACAGCGGTCGTTGGATGTGGTGATGAAAACGGCTTCGGAAAGATATTTAAAACTGATGAAAGAAAAACCGCAAATCATCCGGAATGTCCCTTTAAAACAGATCGCTTCATATCTCGGAATTACGGATTCTTCGCTGAGCAGAATCAGAAGGGAGATTTAA
- a CDS encoding DUF763 domain-containing protein: MKRSGSANLPLHYGYVPQWLYERMSRLGLAVFEVLLEDYGKDEVLRRMSDPFWFQSLGAVMGMDWHSSGVTTSVMGALKRAINPHSKEFGIYIAGGKGKFAKETPHELLKIADLTGLNGNELVRASKLSAKVDNTAILDGYQLYTHNFILSDEGKWTVVQQGMNAQDKTARRYHWHSENLKSFVDEPHQGIEGVNVGEILNLTHHDARENRNGIMEISHGAPEKIMKEISLIMPSHHDVRAEDVNLKRLGATLTLAREMQPENFEELLLLKGVGPRTMQSLALVSEVIYGAPARFKDPARFSFAHGGKDGHPFPVPVKVYDETLEILRLGIEKSKLGNSDKIHAVKKLHEINLKIEENFIPNFNIQEVIEEERENSWRFGGKTVFGDAKPSKGNLGNGGIQLSLF, from the coding sequence ATGAAACGCTCCGGTTCCGCAAACCTCCCGCTTCACTATGGCTATGTTCCACAATGGCTGTACGAACGCATGTCAAGACTTGGCCTTGCGGTTTTTGAAGTTTTGCTCGAAGATTACGGAAAAGATGAGGTGTTGCGCCGGATGAGCGATCCGTTTTGGTTTCAAAGCCTTGGCGCGGTGATGGGAATGGACTGGCATTCGTCGGGCGTTACCACCTCCGTGATGGGCGCGCTGAAACGGGCAATTAATCCTCATTCAAAAGAATTTGGAATATACATTGCGGGCGGAAAAGGAAAATTCGCCAAAGAAACACCACATGAACTTCTGAAGATTGCAGACCTAACAGGACTGAACGGAAACGAGCTGGTGCGTGCGAGCAAACTTTCCGCAAAAGTGGACAATACCGCCATTCTCGACGGTTACCAACTTTATACACATAATTTTATCCTGAGTGACGAAGGAAAATGGACGGTAGTGCAACAGGGCATGAATGCACAGGACAAAACCGCACGCCGTTACCACTGGCATTCCGAAAATCTGAAATCCTTTGTAGATGAGCCACATCAGGGAATTGAAGGCGTCAATGTTGGTGAAATTTTAAATCTCACCCATCACGATGCCCGGGAAAACCGAAACGGGATTATGGAAATTTCCCACGGAGCACCCGAAAAAATTATGAAGGAAATTTCGCTGATTATGCCGTCGCATCATGATGTCCGCGCAGAGGATGTCAATTTGAAAAGACTTGGCGCAACACTCACTTTGGCGAGGGAAATGCAACCCGAAAATTTCGAGGAATTATTATTGTTAAAAGGCGTCGGCCCGCGTACGATGCAAAGTCTGGCTTTGGTGTCGGAGGTGATTTACGGCGCACCGGCAAGGTTTAAGGATCCTGCACGTTTTTCCTTTGCCCACGGCGGAAAAGACGGCCACCCGTTTCCGGTTCCTGTAAAAGTTTATGATGAAACTCTGGAAATTTTAAGATTGGGAATTGAAAAATCCAAACTCGGAAATTCAGATAAAATCCACGCCGTGAAAAAGTTACACGAAATCAATTTAAAAATCGAAGAAAACTTTATACCAAATTTTAATATTCAGGAGGTCATTGAAGAAGAACGCGAAAACTCCTGGCGTTTTGGCGGGAAAACGGTTTTTGGTGATGCGAAACCATCGAAAGGAAATTTAGGGAATGGCGGAATCCAGTTGAGTTTGTTTTAA
- the tpx gene encoding thiol peroxidase encodes MANITLKGNAVNTIGNLPENGLSIKDFALVNEKLEVKQLSDYDGKKKIFNIFPSIDTGVCASSARKFNEEAGNLENTVVINVSKDLPFALGRFCAAEGLDHVETLSDFRGTFGDDYGVSITDSPMKGLLSRAVIVTDENNKVIYTEQVPEITQEPNYEAALSAAK; translated from the coding sequence ATGGCTAATATCACCTTAAAAGGTAATGCAGTAAACACGATAGGCAACTTGCCGGAAAATGGACTGTCGATAAAAGATTTCGCACTGGTAAACGAAAAGCTTGAAGTAAAGCAGCTTTCAGATTATGACGGGAAGAAAAAAATCTTCAATATTTTCCCGTCGATTGATACCGGAGTTTGCGCGTCTTCTGCAAGAAAATTCAATGAAGAGGCTGGAAATTTGGAAAACACTGTGGTTATCAACGTCTCTAAGGATTTACCGTTTGCGCTGGGCAGATTTTGCGCTGCTGAAGGTCTGGATCACGTAGAAACCTTATCGGATTTCAGAGGAACTTTCGGTGATGATTATGGCGTTTCTATCACTGATAGCCCTATGAAAGGTCTGCTTTCAAGAGCGGTTATCGTAACTGATGAAAATAATAAAGTAATCTACACAGAGCAGGTTCCTGAAATTACACAGGAGCCTAATTATGAGGCAGCACTGAGTGCCGCAAAATAA
- the ku gene encoding non-homologous end joining protein Ku, which yields MRAIWSGAIGFGLVNIPIKLYSASEESSIDLDMLDSKDFSNIKFKRVNEKTGKEVAYENIVKGYKMEDRYIVLEKEDFEAASPEKSKILSIKQFVNHDDIDPAYFETPYFLEPQKNSEEAYKLLLKSLVKTKMAGIGTFILREKEILCLVRPYENKILMVNRMRFPQELRSYEDLNIPAGKNPKEEELKMAESLIRQLATDFTPEKFKDTYHDDLMKIINQKAKGKAVKIDEPAEKQTAPSDLMAMLKASLEAGKKATG from the coding sequence ATGAGAGCAATCTGGAGCGGCGCCATCGGTTTTGGCCTGGTAAATATTCCCATCAAATTATATTCGGCATCGGAAGAAAGCAGCATCGATCTCGATATGCTCGACAGCAAGGATTTCAGCAATATAAAATTCAAAAGGGTAAATGAAAAGACGGGCAAGGAAGTCGCTTACGAGAATATCGTAAAAGGCTATAAAATGGAAGACCGCTACATCGTTCTGGAAAAGGAAGATTTCGAAGCGGCATCACCTGAAAAATCCAAAATCCTTTCCATAAAACAGTTTGTAAATCACGACGATATAGATCCTGCGTATTTTGAAACGCCTTACTTCCTCGAACCGCAAAAAAACAGCGAGGAAGCCTACAAACTTCTCCTGAAATCTTTGGTAAAAACAAAAATGGCCGGCATCGGAACATTTATTTTAAGAGAAAAAGAAATCCTGTGCCTTGTAAGGCCTTACGAAAACAAAATCCTGATGGTGAACCGGATGCGGTTCCCACAGGAGTTGCGCTCCTACGAAGACCTGAACATTCCCGCCGGAAAAAATCCTAAAGAAGAAGAACTGAAAATGGCCGAAAGCCTGATCAGGCAACTTGCCACGGATTTCACTCCGGAAAAATTCAAGGATACTTATCATGATGATCTGATGAAAATCATTAATCAAAAAGCCAAAGGCAAAGCCGTGAAAATCGATGAACCAGCCGAAAAGCAAACGGCACCAAGTGATCTAATGGCGATGCTTAAAGCCAGTCTGGAAGCAGGAAAAAAAGCAACCGGATAA